AACTTTTTAGCGTAGCACCAAAAGTTCTTAGAAAAATACCAAATTTATATGCTAAAAATGAACGAGTTGTGCTAAAATGTGAACTTAAAAACTCTAAAATTTTATGGATTGTGTTTGTTGGGGCTCTAAATGTTGGCAAGATGAAATTTGACTTTGATGAGCGTATAAAAACAAATGCAAAACTAGGAGATGCTACTTATGAGTATGAAAATTTGGAGTATCAAAAAGGTGATCATTTAGGAAATTTCGAACTTGGCTCAACTATACTTCTTTTATCGCCCAAAGACGCTCTTAAATTTAGCATAAAAGCAAATGATAGAGTTAAATTTGGAGATAAATTTGGAGAAATTTTACCATAAATACAAAGTAAAGATAAAATTAAGATAGCTTTTTAAGAAATAATAGTATAATCTTAGTGCTTATAAATGTATAAAGGAGAGGTATGAAGAATTTTAAAAGTGCTTTTACTATGATAGAGCTTGTTTTTGTTATTGTTGTTCTTGGAATTTTAGCTGGTGTTGCTATACCTAGACTTGCAGTTACAAGAGATGATGCAACCTTAACAAAGCTTATGGCTGATATAAATGCTATAAAAAGCGGTATATCCGTAAAAAGAGGCGAAGAGATGTTAACAGGCAAGGCAACATGGCCAGATCCTGGTGCTAACTTTTCAAATGTTGTAAATGGTGGAGTAAAAATAACTAACAATGGAAGAAATGGTTGGCAAAGTGTAAAAAATGAAACAGATAAAACAACTGCTAAATTATGTGTAGCTGGCTCATGTGCAGATCTTACATATTACCGTAAAGCTGATGGAGCAAAAAGTGCTGGAACATTTGAGTGTACAGGCACTCTTTGCAGTAGTTTAGAGTAGTGTTTTTTTATAAAATAGCGGTCTTAGGCTCATCCCTAAAACCGCTTACTTACGCGTCAGATTCTAAATTCCTACCAAACCAAATCGTAGAAATTTATGTTAGAAATAGCCTTAAAAAAGGGGTGATTTTAGAGCTTTGCCAAAAGCCAAATTTTAAAACAAAAGAAATTTTAAAAGCAACTGAGTTTAAATTTAGCCTTACTCAAGCTACTCTAGCAAATTTTATCGCTGCTTACTATATATGTGATCTTGGGGTAGCTTTTAATATTTTTACTCCATTTAAACAGACTAAATTTAAAAGCATAAATTTCAATCTAACTCCAAATTTAAGTAGCGATCAAACCAAAGCTTATGAGTTTGCAAATGAGCATAAAACTAGCCTTATCTTTGGCGATACAGGAAGTGGAAAAAGTGAAATTTACATAAAACTAATAGCTAAAACGCTAAATCAAGGCAAACAAGCTCTTTTTTTAATGCCTGAAATATCCTTAACCCCACAAATGGAAAAACGCCTTTTAAGTTACTTTGGTGATGCTCTTGCCATTTGGCACTCCAAAATAAGCCCTAAAAAAAAGAGCGAAATTTTAACTAAATTTGAAAGTGGAGAAGTAAAACTAATAGCTGGAGCAAGGTCGGCTCTTTTTTTGCCATTTACAAATTTAGGGCTTATTGTTGTAGATGAAGAGCATGATGATAGCTATAAATCAGCGCAAAAACCACGCTATAATGCTAGAGACTTATCACTTTTTTTAGCCTCTAAATTTGATATAAAAGTTCTTTTAGGTTCGGCAACACCATCTTTAACAACCTTTAACAAACAGCCTACATTTAGGCTAAAAGGAACGTATCACGAAAGCTTTAAAGAGATAATTTATGATGAAAATGAGACAAAACTATCAAAAAGCATCATAAAAGAGCTTAAAATTTGTCTTGAAGACAAAAAGCAAGCAATTGTGTTTTTGCCAACTAGGGCAAATTTTAAGTACATGGTTTGTTCAAAATGTTCTACTTTGGTAAAGTGTCCATTTTGTAGCGTTGGAATGAGCTATCATAAAGATAAAAATTCTCTTAAGTGCCACTACTGTGGATACTCAACCTTTGCTAAAGTAAAATGCTCATCATGTAAAAGCCCCCTACTAGAAGCAAAAAGAATGGGCACAAGTGAGGTTTTAGATAATCTTAGGGCTGTATTTAAAGATGCAAATATCGCCAAATTTGACCGAGATGAGATAACTACACAAAAAAAGCTCGTTAGTTTGCTTAAGGATTTTAACGATAAAAAAATAGATATATTAGTCGGCACTCAGATGCTTAGCAAAGGTCATGACTATCACAATGTCTCCTTAGCGGTGATAATGGGTATAGATGAGAATTTAAACTACGCTGATTTTAGAGCTAGAGAAAAGAGCCTTGCTCTTGCCATACAGCTATCAGGACGGGCTGGACGGGCTGGAAAAGCTAAGGTTTTAATCCAAACTAGGCAAGTTGAGTTTTTTAAAGAGTATATTTTAAACTACGATAAATTCTTAGCTGATGAGCTAGAGTATAGAAGTGGGCTTTATCCGCCATTTACTAAGCTTTTGCGTATTTTAATATCTCATAAAAACGAAAAAATTGCCATATCAACAACTAGTAAGTGTTTAGAAAGACTAAAAAGCGTAGAAAATATAGAAATAGTAGGATATGGAAAAGCTGGTATTGAGTATATAGCATCAAAATTTCGCTATGAAATTTTGATACGCTCCAAAAATATAAAAGCCTTAATCAAATCAGGCTTTAGTGTTTATGATATTTCAGGAGTTGAAGTTGATATGGACCCACTTAGCTTTGCATAAATATCTATAAATTTATCTCTAAATTCTCAATTATTTTATTTTTTAACTTAGCTTTGCATAAGCTATCTTATCTACAGCATTAGCCTTACTAAAACCTTTAAGCCTTAGCCTACAGCTATCGCACTTGCCACACGCTACAACGCCATTTTCATAGCAACTCCAAGTATACTCTAACGCCACGCCTAAATTTAAAGCCTCTTTTACAATATCAGCTTTGCTTAAATTTATAAGCGGAGTTTTTACAGTGCTTTGATAGACTCTGCCTAAATTTATAAATTTTTGAGCTGCTTTTATAAACTCAGCTGTGCAGTCTGGATATCCACTTCCATCAGCTTGTGTTACACCGATATAAATAGCCTCACACTCATATCTTTCAGCCACAGCTGCTGCTATGCTTAAAAAAATGCCATTTCTAAAAGGCACATATGTGTTTGGTACTTCATCACTCATAGTTTTACGAATTTCTAAATCTCTATCAGTTAGAGAATTTCCGCCAATTTGTGCTATGAAATTTGTATCAATTTCAACTGTTTTTGCACCTAAAATCTCACAAATTTTATAAAAACACTCTTTTTCTTTATCCTGGGTTCGTTGCGAGTAGTTAAAGTGAAGTCCAACTACTTCATATCCTTCTTTTTTAGCCATATAAGCACAAAGTGTGCTATCCATACCACCACTCATTATGCAAAGTGCTTTTTTCATATAAATCCTTAAATTTTTGGTATAATTTTACACAAAAATCACTAAAAAAGGTCTAAATTTGATAAACTGCCAAGATAGTTATCCTAAAATTTTAGATGAGATTCTGAAATTTTTAGGTGTGAAAAATGAGGTTGAGCTTGTTTTTATAGATACTAATGAGATGAAAGAGTTAAATTTTAAGGAGCGAAAAATTAACAAAACCACCGATGTTTTAAGCTTTCCATATGAGAAAATAGCAAATTTTCCAATAGGTTCAGTCGTCATAAATTTAGATATGGCAAAAGATATGGCAAAAAGCTTAGATCACAGCCTTGAAGATGAGATAGCTTTGCTTTTTACTCATGGCGTTTTACACATCTTAGGCTTTGACCATGAAGTTGATAGCGGGCAAATGAGGCAAAAAGAGAGCGAAATTTTAAAGCACTTCAATCTACCAAAAAGCCTTATAGTAAGAACTCAAGATAGTTAAGTTTAAATTAAAATATAATTACAAAGATATAGATATTTATCTGTTTTTGAATTTCAAAGAGTAAATTTAAAAGAGTTTTAAACTGTTTTGTTAAAACAAAAATTTTTAAAATATTATTAATAGACAAAATTAATTATAAATTAGCTTAAAACAGATATCTGATTTGGTATAAATATACCATTTTACTAAAGCTTTAATAATTTAACTATCTTTATAAACCTAGGCGGCTTTTGCCACCTAGCTTAAAATAAACCAAATTTACCATCTTTTCTTTTATATATAACTCTCATCTTAGCATCCATATCATTAAATACTAAAAATTGACCATTTTCATCAGCCTTTAAGATATTTAAAGCCTCATCAATTTCTAAAGGTTTATATGAATTAAGCTCCATAGGAACTATCTCATCAGCATCGATTTTCTCTAATGGCGCATTTGCCTGATCTAAAATTTGCTCTTTTCTCTCATCTTTATTTTTATGAGTTTTTATCTTATCACTCTCTCTTCTTAGAACTTTTGAAGCGCGGTTTGCTATATCATCAATTGCAGCGTAGAGATCTTTATCTTTACCACTTATAACAACAGTGCCTCTTTTTGCTAAATTTAGCGTTAAATCAACTTTAAAGCCTTTCCTTCCTTGCTTCTCATCAGCTGATATAACTACCCTGCTTGATATTATATCAAGACCGTACTTCTGAAGTGTTTCTAAATTCTGAAAAACATAAGCTTTTATAGGTTCAGTTAGCTCAAATTGTTTACCTGTAATATCTACATTCATATTACTCTCCCTTAAATAAAATACCTTTATTATACCACAAACTTCTACAAAACTCCTTTTTTATATCAATTAGCACCTTTTGTACTTGCCTTTAATGCATCCATAAAAACCCCTCTAACTCCAGCTTTTTCAAGCTCATAAACGCCTTGTATTGTTGTGCCTTTTGGAGAACAAACTAGCTCTTTAAGAAGTGCAGGATGGTAGTTTTCTAAAAGTTTAGATGTGCTATTAAAAACAGAATTTACTAAATTTAAAGAAATTTCTTTTTTTAAACCCTCCTTTACTCCGCCATTAGCCAAAGCTTCAGCAACAACTGAAAGATAAGCTGGTACGCATCCAGCTAAAACTCCAGCAACTTTTAACTCACTATCACTTTCTACTCTTATCGCCTTGCCAAAAGAATTTAAAATTTCATCTATCATCTCATCATCACTATCACTATAATAAGCTGTGGTAGAGGCTTTATATTTTGCAGCGATATTTGGCAGACAAACACAGTGAGCGTTTGCGGCGATAGCTTTTATATCTGCTAAATTTGTCATAGCAAGAACGCTTATACATAAATTTGCCCTGCCTTTAAGTATAGATACCATATCTTTTAGAGCGTATGGTTTAAAGGCTAAGATGATATTTTTACCAGAAATATCATACGATGAGCCATAAATTTCAGTTTTAAACTCACTAAATTTAGCCAAATTTTTACTATTTCGTCCAACTAAAATAACTTCAAATTTATCCATAAGTCCATAAGCCATCGCACTTGCCATCGCACCATTTCCAAATATATAAATTTTCATTTGTTCCCTTTTTAAGCTTAATAACAAAAACATTTTACTACAAATTTTTGTTTATTTATACAAATATAGTAAAATTAGCACTTACAAAACTAAAAAGGATAGTTTAATATGAAAAAGTTTCTTATTTTTATATGCGTTTTATTGTTTATAGCTGGATGTTCTAGCAAAAGTGATGGAATTTACAATCTACCGCCCGAAGAGTGGTATACCAAAATAATGCAAGATTTAAAATCAGCTGACTATGAAGCAGCAAAACTCCACTATACTCAGTTTGCAAGTGAACATATAGCTTCTCCACTTCTAGAACAAACACTGCTAATACTAGCCATGGCAAATTCTGAAGAAAATAACTATACTGATGCAAGTATGTATCTAAATGAGTATATAAGAAAATATGGCACGAGAGATAAGATAGAACACGCTGAATATCTAAAAATCAAAGCAAATTTCGACTCATTTCAAAACGCTAACCGTAACCAAAATTTAATGGAAAATAGCATTGTAATGATAAATAATTTCCTAGTTCAATATCCACAAACAGAGTACAGACCGCTTCTTGAGACTATGCTTATCAAATTTAAACTAGCACTTTATTATCTAAATGAAAATATCATAGATCTATACAATCAAACAGGTCGCCCTGAGTCAGCTATGGTGTATAAAAAAATAAATGAAAACTCACCACTAAAAGATGCAAATCTTATTCCACCTGATATGCCTTGGTATAGAGCATTTTTTGAGTAAAAAGGATTGAGATAGTAATGCCAAATAAGATGAAAAATATACCAGTTATAGTTGAAGAAAAGCTCTTTTTATATCCATTTATGATAACTCCGCTTTTTTTAAGTGATGAAAAAAATTTAGCTACACTTAAAAATGCCGTGGAAAACGATAGCATGATAATGGTCGTAAGCACAAAAGATAGTAGCGACTCACAAGAGAGTATTTATAAAGCTGGAGTTGTTGGAAATATCATGAGAAAAGTTCCACTTCCTGATGGAAGGGTGAAAATTCTCTTTCAAGGTGCTTATAAAGCAAGTATTACTAAGATAAATTCTCATACGCCTTTTTTGGCTGATTTAGAAATTTTAGAAACTATTGATAGTGATAAAAATGCCCCACTTCTTAAGGTTTTAAAGCAAAAAGTTAAAACACTAAGTTCAATGACTCACTTTTTTCCGCCTGATTTGCTAACAAGCATAGAAGATACTGAAGATGCTGATAGGGTTGCTGATTTGGTTTTAAGCTCACTAAAGCTTTCAAAAAACAAAGCATTTGAGTTTTTTATAGAAACAGATTTAGAAAAGAAATTTTTTAGTCTTATTGACTATATAAACAAAGAGATAGAAGCATACAAACTAGAAAGCGAAATAAAAAGCAAAGTTAGCTCAAAGATAGATAAAAACAACAAAGAGTACTTCCTAAAAGAGCAACTAAAGCAAATTCAAAAAGAACTTGGCACAGATAATGACAAAGAAGAGGAGATAGCTGAGTATAGAAAAAAGCTTAATAACAAAAAGCCTTTTATAGAAGCTGATGCGTATAAAGAGATAGATAAGCAGATCAAACGCTTTGCAAGACTACATCCTGATTCAGCTGATTCAGCCATGGTCCAAAGCTATCTTGACTGGGTTTTAGAAATTCCTTTTGAGAAAGTTTCAAAGAAAAAGTCATCAATGAGTGAAGTTGAAAAGCAACTAAATTCCGACCACTACGCACTAGAAAAACCTAAACAAAGAATAGTTGAGTACTTTGGACTAAGAGAGCTTTTAGAGCTTCGTGGTCTTCTTG
The sequence above is a segment of the Campylobacter corcagiensis genome. Coding sequences within it:
- a CDS encoding type II secretion system protein, translated to MKNFKSAFTMIELVFVIVVLGILAGVAIPRLAVTRDDATLTKLMADINAIKSGISVKRGEEMLTGKATWPDPGANFSNVVNGGVKITNNGRNGWQSVKNETDKTTAKLCVAGSCADLTYYRKADGAKSAGTFECTGTLCSSLE
- a CDS encoding primosomal protein N' — its product is MFFYKIAVLGSSLKPLTYASDSKFLPNQIVEIYVRNSLKKGVILELCQKPNFKTKEILKATEFKFSLTQATLANFIAAYYICDLGVAFNIFTPFKQTKFKSINFNLTPNLSSDQTKAYEFANEHKTSLIFGDTGSGKSEIYIKLIAKTLNQGKQALFLMPEISLTPQMEKRLLSYFGDALAIWHSKISPKKKSEILTKFESGEVKLIAGARSALFLPFTNLGLIVVDEEHDDSYKSAQKPRYNARDLSLFLASKFDIKVLLGSATPSLTTFNKQPTFRLKGTYHESFKEIIYDENETKLSKSIIKELKICLEDKKQAIVFLPTRANFKYMVCSKCSTLVKCPFCSVGMSYHKDKNSLKCHYCGYSTFAKVKCSSCKSPLLEAKRMGTSEVLDNLRAVFKDANIAKFDRDEITTQKKLVSLLKDFNDKKIDILVGTQMLSKGHDYHNVSLAVIMGIDENLNYADFRAREKSLALAIQLSGRAGRAGKAKVLIQTRQVEFFKEYILNYDKFLADELEYRSGLYPPFTKLLRILISHKNEKIAISTTSKCLERLKSVENIEIVGYGKAGIEYIASKFRYEILIRSKNIKALIKSGFSVYDISGVEVDMDPLSFA
- the queC gene encoding 7-cyano-7-deazaguanine synthase QueC; this translates as MKKALCIMSGGMDSTLCAYMAKKEGYEVVGLHFNYSQRTQDKEKECFYKICEILGAKTVEIDTNFIAQIGGNSLTDRDLEIRKTMSDEVPNTYVPFRNGIFLSIAAAVAERYECEAIYIGVTQADGSGYPDCTAEFIKAAQKFINLGRVYQSTVKTPLINLSKADIVKEALNLGVALEYTWSCYENGVVACGKCDSCRLRLKGFSKANAVDKIAYAKLS
- the ybeY gene encoding rRNA maturation RNase YbeY; the protein is MINCQDSYPKILDEILKFLGVKNEVELVFIDTNEMKELNFKERKINKTTDVLSFPYEKIANFPIGSVVINLDMAKDMAKSLDHSLEDEIALLFTHGVLHILGFDHEVDSGQMRQKESEILKHFNLPKSLIVRTQDS
- the hpf gene encoding ribosome hibernation-promoting factor, HPF/YfiA family; the protein is MNVDITGKQFELTEPIKAYVFQNLETLQKYGLDIISSRVVISADEKQGRKGFKVDLTLNLAKRGTVVISGKDKDLYAAIDDIANRASKVLRRESDKIKTHKNKDERKEQILDQANAPLEKIDADEIVPMELNSYKPLEIDEALNILKADENGQFLVFNDMDAKMRVIYKRKDGKFGLF
- a CDS encoding pyrroline-5-carboxylate reductase gives rise to the protein MKIYIFGNGAMASAMAYGLMDKFEVILVGRNSKNLAKFSEFKTEIYGSSYDISGKNIILAFKPYALKDMVSILKGRANLCISVLAMTNLADIKAIAANAHCVCLPNIAAKYKASTTAYYSDSDDEMIDEILNSFGKAIRVESDSELKVAGVLAGCVPAYLSVVAEALANGGVKEGLKKEISLNLVNSVFNSTSKLLENYHPALLKELVCSPKGTTIQGVYELEKAGVRGVFMDALKASTKGAN
- a CDS encoding outer membrane protein assembly factor BamD: MKKFLIFICVLLFIAGCSSKSDGIYNLPPEEWYTKIMQDLKSADYEAAKLHYTQFASEHIASPLLEQTLLILAMANSEENNYTDASMYLNEYIRKYGTRDKIEHAEYLKIKANFDSFQNANRNQNLMENSIVMINNFLVQYPQTEYRPLLETMLIKFKLALYYLNENIIDLYNQTGRPESAMVYKKINENSPLKDANLIPPDMPWYRAFFE